Proteins co-encoded in one Nothobranchius furzeri strain GRZ-AD chromosome 4, NfurGRZ-RIMD1, whole genome shotgun sequence genomic window:
- the hapln3 gene encoding hyaluronan and proteoglycan link protein 3 isoform X3, with the protein MNTFELCCHLLSRAMLSLQRPLLVVLLYLLLPCSHSRTLWYNNGFHYQDISNGNRNEEIYFNGISLHVESSQHSVSATRGSSATLPCHYHYEPELSAPRRTRVKWSWLPSNIINTPKAVVQETEVMVAMGNHHRTYGSFKGRVRLRRSAPGDMSLVINELQLNDTGRYRCEVIDGLEDDSVTVDLELRGVVFPYFSKKGRYHYNFFRAQRACQDQDATLATFEQLFTAWEEGLDWCNAGWLADGTVQYPIHAPRDGCGGNLAPGVRSYGHRHRLLHHYDAFCFSATVKGQYEYILK; encoded by the exons ATGAATACATTTGAATTATGCTGTCATCTCCTCAGCAGAGCCATGCTGAGCCTACAGCGCCCCCTGCTGGTGGTCCTCCTGTATCTGCTGCTCCCCTGCAGCCACAGCAGGACCCTTTGGTACAACAACGGCTTTCACTACCAGGACATCAGCAACGGGAACAGAAACGAAGAGA TTTATTTCAATGGGATTAGTCTTCATGTGGAATCGTCCCAGCATTCAGTGTCAGCCACCAGGGGGAGCAGTGCCACTCTTCCCTGTCACTACCACTATGAGCCTGAACTATCAGCCCCACGCAGAACCCGAGTCAAATGGTCCTGGTTACCTTCCAACATCATCAACACACCCAAAGCCGTTGTCCAAGAAACTGAAGTGATGGTTGCCATGGGCAATCATCATCGTACCTATGGCAGCTTTAAAGGCCGCGTGCGCTTGCGACGCTCAGCTCCAGGAGACATGTCTCTTGTGATCAATGAGCTGCAGCTGAATGACACAGGGAGGTACCGCTGTGAAGTGATCGACGGCCTGGAGGATGACAGCGTGACTGTGGACCTGGAGCTGAGAG GTGTGGTATTTCCCTACTTCTCTAAGAAAGGACGTTACCATTATAACTTCTTTCGGGCCCAACGAGCATGTCAAGATCAGGACGCTACTCTGGCTACGTTCGAGCAGCTTTTCACAGCGTGGGAGGAGGGGCTGGACTGGTGCAATGCAGGCTGGTTGGCTGACGGTACAGTACAGTATCCAATCCATGCCCCACGTGATGGTTGCGGTGGGAATTTAGCTCCTGGTGTGCGCAGCTATGGACACAGACATCGCCTTCTCCACCACTATGATGCTTTCTG